The sequence CGCCGAGCGCGAGGGCACGCAGGTCACCGTCACCCGCGAGCCCGATCCCGCGCAGATTGCGATCCTCCACGAGCTGCTGACCCTGACCGCCGAGCACGGCGACTTTCGCGTCCGCTCACCGGAATTTCTCGAGCGGCTCGCGACCGAGCTGAGCCGCTCGGACGGCTGGTACCTGGGCATCGGCCGTGTCGAGGACACGCCGATCGCCGCCATGGCCTTCCCCCGCATCGGCAATCGCGCTTACTACCTGTACGGGGCCCTCCGCCGCGACCCCGAGTACAAGCATCACTACGGCGCCCACGCCGTCATGGCCACGATGCTCCGGGACCTCGCCGCCGATGGCTGCTCCACCGTCGACATGTGGGGCGTCGCCGAGCCGGACGACACCACCGCCGATCCCGCCTGGCGTGGCTTCTCCGACTTCAAACGCACCTTCGGCGGCCTTCCCCTCCGCCATCCCGGCCTCTTCGACCTCGTGACCCATCGGTTCTGGTACCGGCTTCGCGCCATGCGGGCCTGGTTCCATGGGCGTGTCGCAGCGATTCTTGCCTTGTCGGATCGGTAGTTGTTCAATGGGGTAGGGTTTCATTAACAATCACCGGACGAGCGGTGGGCATGAGGAGAGCGAGCGATGTATGCCAGGGTGAGCTACTACGCCGAATCGCCAGAGCAGATTGATGCAACGATCAGCAACTGGCGGAACAATGTCCTTCCTGCGGTTCGGCAGCAGATGAAGGAATCGGGCCTCAAGGACCATGGCGCCATGGTCCTCGTCGACCGCGGCTCTGGAAAGTCGCTCAGCATCAGCTTCTGGGAAACGGAAGACGAGATGCGGGCGAGTGAGGAGCAGGCCGACCGAGCCCGAGGGCAGATAGCTCGCGCCGGAGGCGGGAATATCACCGGCGTCGAGCGGTATGAAGTTGTAATCGACGAGCGAGAGTAGACACATCGCTGACCTGGACTAAAGTCGGCTGGTACAGGGACGCGATGGCATGATTTCCGCACGCGACAGCACCACGATCGGCCGACCCATCGACGAGGTCTTCTCGTATGTGGCCGATACCACCAACGACCCCGCTTGGCACACCGATTTCACTGAAGTCCGCCGCCGCGGCTCGCAGCCGACGCAGCTTGGAACGGAGTTCGACGTCCAGATCAAGCCCTTCATGGGACAGTCGACGGGCTGGCTGAAGGTCACGGGGTACGAGCTGAACCGCCTGCTTGAGCTCGAAGGCCGTGTGGGGGCGATGGAGCCGACGCTCCGCTACACCTTTCGAACGGCGGATGGCGGGACGGAGGTGGGCCGGGAGGAAGCCCTTGAGCCACCGGGCCTGATGCGTTTGCTGCAGCCGTTCCTGCGCCCGGTCTTCGCCCGCAGAAACAGACAGTTTCTGGAGAACCTGAAGCAGGTTCTCGAGCGCTAGACGGAGGCTGCGGGAGCCGATGTCACGGAGCTCGTGCTGGGATAAGGACGCATGAGAATTGAATTGACAGAGCTCATCAACCGACCGCCGGCAGAGGTGTTTCGGTTCATCGCTGCTGACCATGTTCGGAACCATCCGCGCTGGGATCCCAAGATGGAGCTTCAGCAGGTAACCGAGGGACCGCTCGGCGTTGGAACCGTCATTCGTCGGCGCAATACACATACAGGCAAGCCGGTCGAAGGGACGATGGAGGTCGTGGAGTTCGTGCCGAACCGTGCGTTCGGGATGGTGATTCAGGACGGTCCGACGGAGATGCACTCGCGGATCACGTTCGAGGAGCAGGATGGGAACCGAACCAAGCTCATCGCCAGCGTCGACATACCGTCGATGGCCGAACCGATGAACCCCGAGCCGATCGAGCAGAGCATGCGCCGCATGAAGGAGCTGATCGAAGCCGGGCGGTAGGGTGCTACCCTTGCTTGACCATGGACCTGGCACGCCTGAGGGCGGCCCCGGCCGCCGTGGCGAAGCGCATCTCGCGAAATGCCGAGCCAGCGGCCAGCACGCCCACCATCGATACCGTCATCGCGGAGGCGCGACGACATCGGCCGAGCGTCAACGTCGGCCTGATCGAGCGTGCCCACCAGGTCGCGGCGGCCGCGCATGAAGGCCAGCTGAGGGCGTCGGGCGAGCCGTACATCACCCACCCGGTGGCGGTGGCCTACGAGCTGGCGGCGCTCCAGCTGGATGCGGAGAGCATCGCCGCCGCACTCCTGCACGACGTGCCCGAGGACACCGATCTGACCATCGCCGACCTCGAGAAGCGCTTCGGGCGCGAGGTGGCGCGGCTGGTCGACGGGGTCACCAAGCTCAGCAAATTCGGCTCAGCCCGCTCCATGGAGGAGCAGCAGGCCGAGAACATCCGGAAGATGTTCCTGGCCATGGCCGAGGACGTGCGGGTGGTCATCATCAAGCTCGCCGACCGGCTCCACAACATGCGCACCCTGGGCGCCCTGCCACCCGACAAGCAGGTGCGCATCGCGCGCCAGACGATGGAGATCTACGCGCCGCTGGCACATCGGCTGGGGATCTGGCAGTGGAAGTGGGAGCTCGAGGACCTCGCCTTCAAGCACGCCGAGCCGGAGACCTTCCGCAAGATGGTCGAGATGCTGGCCGACCGCCGCAAGGAGCGCGAGTCGTTCGTCAATAAGAGCATCGGCATCCTGACCAAGGAGCTTGCCAAGGTCGAGATCGAGGCGGAGATCAGCGGGCGGCCCAAGCACCTGTACAGCGTCTACAAGAAGATGGAGCGCAAGGGCGCCGAGTTCAGCGAGATCTACGACCTGCACGCCATCCGGCTAATCGTGGACGAGGTCAAGGACACGTATGCCGCGCTGGGTGTGGTCCACTCCATCTGGCGACCGATCCCCGGGCAGTTCGACGACTACATCGCCATGCCCAAGGCCAACCTTTACCAGTCACTGCACACCGCCGTCATCGGGCCCGATGCCAAGCCGCTCGAGGTCCAGATCCGGACCCGCGCCATGCACGAGGTGGCGGAGGCGGGGATCGCCGCTCACTGGCGCTACAAGGAGGGCTCGCGCGGCGATCGCCGCTACGACGAGAAGCTGGCCTGGGTGCGGCAGCTGATCGACTGGCAGCGCGAGGTGGTCGACGCGACCGAGTTCGTGGAGGGGCTCAAGCTCGACATCTTCCAGGACCAGGTCTTCGTGTTCACCCCCAAGGGCGACGTCAAGGACCTGCCCTCCGGCGCGACCCCGCTCGACTTCGCCTACCGCATCCATACCGATGTCGGCCATCGCACCATCGGCTCCAAAGTCAACAACCGATTGGTGCCGCTCGACTACCGGCTGCACAACGGAGACATCGTCGAGATCATCACCACCAAGGCCGCGCACGGGCCGTCCCGAGACTGGCTCAACATCGTGCGCACCAACCAGGCCCGCGAGAAGATCCGCGCCTGGTTCAAACGGCAGCAGCGCGACGAGAACATCGCCCAGGGCAAGGAGATCCTCGACCGTGAGCTCCGCCGCCTGGCGCACGAGACGCTGGTCAGCATCGACGCCGACAAGCTGCTGGAGCTGGCGTCCCATGCGCATTACAAGGAGCTCGACGACTTCTACGCCGCCATCGGCTACGGGGCGGTCTCGCCGGCCAGCGTGGTTGGCAAGCTGGAGATCCACGACGACGCGGCGATCACCCTGCCCGAGGTGGCGCCGCCC is a genomic window of Chloroflexota bacterium containing:
- a CDS encoding peptidoglycan bridge formation glycyltransferase FemA/FemB family protein, with the protein product MPPILRRADDTDRTAWDAFIASRPEADLLQSWAWGECTALAGEPSARLLLDDNGTIRGIAQALMRPAGFGRQVAYVAHGPIWDRSAPDADRLFAWLLQGLRTLARKEKALVVKLDPRTEPSDATDLAGLVGTNRLRPAPDLQAPTTRIVDLLDGAEQLEASWHADARRLSRRAEREGTQVTVTREPDPAQIAILHELLTLTAEHGDFRVRSPEFLERLATELSRSDGWYLGIGRVEDTPIAAMAFPRIGNRAYYLYGALRRDPEYKHHYGAHAVMATMLRDLAADGCSTVDMWGVAEPDDTTADPAWRGFSDFKRTFGGLPLRHPGLFDLVTHRFWYRLRAMRAWFHGRVAAILALSDR
- a CDS encoding SRPBCC family protein translates to MISARDSTTIGRPIDEVFSYVADTTNDPAWHTDFTEVRRRGSQPTQLGTEFDVQIKPFMGQSTGWLKVTGYELNRLLELEGRVGAMEPTLRYTFRTADGGTEVGREEALEPPGLMRLLQPFLRPVFARRNRQFLENLKQVLER
- a CDS encoding SRPBCC family protein → MRIELTELINRPPAEVFRFIAADHVRNHPRWDPKMELQQVTEGPLGVGTVIRRRNTHTGKPVEGTMEVVEFVPNRAFGMVIQDGPTEMHSRITFEEQDGNRTKLIASVDIPSMAEPMNPEPIEQSMRRMKELIEAGR
- a CDS encoding bifunctional (p)ppGpp synthetase/guanosine-3',5'-bis(diphosphate) 3'-pyrophosphohydrolase; the protein is MDLARLRAAPAAVAKRISRNAEPAASTPTIDTVIAEARRHRPSVNVGLIERAHQVAAAAHEGQLRASGEPYITHPVAVAYELAALQLDAESIAAALLHDVPEDTDLTIADLEKRFGREVARLVDGVTKLSKFGSARSMEEQQAENIRKMFLAMAEDVRVVIIKLADRLHNMRTLGALPPDKQVRIARQTMEIYAPLAHRLGIWQWKWELEDLAFKHAEPETFRKMVEMLADRRKERESFVNKSIGILTKELAKVEIEAEISGRPKHLYSVYKKMERKGAEFSEIYDLHAIRLIVDEVKDTYAALGVVHSIWRPIPGQFDDYIAMPKANLYQSLHTAVIGPDAKPLEVQIRTRAMHEVAEAGIAAHWRYKEGSRGDRRYDEKLAWVRQLIDWQREVVDATEFVEGLKLDIFQDQVFVFTPKGDVKDLPSGATPLDFAYRIHTDVGHRTIGSKVNNRLVPLDYRLHNGDIVEIITTKAAHGPSRDWLNIVRTNQAREKIRAWFKRQQRDENIAQGKEILDRELRRLAHETLVSIDADKLLELASHAHYKELDDFYAAIGYGAVSPASVVGKLEIHDDAAITLPEVAPPSGVPSASGIRVKGVGDLLVRFAKCCSPIPGDPITGYVTRGKGVTVHRSNCRSVLSERDIERLIDVDWEAVDLQTYPITIRILAVDRPGLLNEITNVVAEDKVNIVAASIGTHPDGTATISATLKVTSLQQLAKVLTRIERVRDVTSVSREAR